In the Pseudomonas sp. ADAK2 genome, one interval contains:
- a CDS encoding TldD/PmbA family protein yields MTHFTSAPDNQAESFNVLVNWVRDAIREPEQFTLSYAAESSAFVRFNHAKVRQAGQVQQASVGFKLIDEGRHADLNITLSGDAEVDVLRLAEGLQQLRETLPLLPQDPYLLLNHNGWQSNNVQDHPLPDTEQVVAEITQAAEGLDLVGFYAAGPISRGFASSSGAFGWHQANSFNFDFSLVHENGQAVKASYAGHDWSSEGFAKRFQQAREQLAFLGRPLRTLAPGQYRAYLAPAAMEEIMDMLGWGGFSAQSIASKNSPLQKLYAGDQSFSPLVSVDEKVSGSLSPAFSGEGYPRSDLGLIVAGKAGAQMVSSRSAAEYSLTANGAGGGEMPSALNMAPGALPEAEILKQLGTGLYISNLWYLNYSDQPAARLTGMTRFATFWVENGEIQAPVSTMRFDDSAYNLLGSQLEALTQERELLLSASTYSQRATASSLLPGALVSRLTLTL; encoded by the coding sequence ATGACTCACTTTACGAGCGCCCCTGACAACCAGGCCGAGTCGTTCAATGTCTTGGTCAACTGGGTGCGCGATGCGATTCGCGAACCGGAACAATTCACCCTCAGCTACGCCGCCGAGTCCTCGGCCTTCGTGCGTTTCAACCACGCCAAGGTCCGTCAGGCCGGGCAGGTGCAGCAGGCGAGCGTCGGTTTCAAACTGATCGACGAGGGTCGCCACGCCGACCTGAACATCACGCTGTCGGGTGATGCCGAAGTCGATGTGCTGCGCCTGGCCGAAGGGCTGCAACAGCTGCGCGAAACCTTGCCGTTGCTGCCGCAGGATCCGTACTTGCTGCTCAACCACAACGGTTGGCAGAGCAACAATGTTCAAGATCACCCGCTGCCGGACACCGAACAAGTGGTTGCTGAAATCACCCAGGCCGCCGAAGGGCTCGACCTCGTCGGGTTCTACGCCGCCGGGCCGATCAGCCGTGGCTTCGCCAGTTCTTCGGGCGCGTTCGGCTGGCATCAGGCCAACAGCTTCAACTTCGATTTCAGTCTGGTGCATGAAAACGGCCAAGCGGTGAAAGCCAGTTACGCCGGGCACGACTGGAGCAGCGAAGGTTTTGCCAAGCGCTTCCAGCAAGCACGCGAGCAGTTGGCATTTCTCGGTCGACCTTTGCGCACCTTGGCACCGGGGCAGTACCGCGCTTACCTGGCCCCTGCCGCCATGGAAGAAATCATGGACATGCTCGGCTGGGGCGGTTTCTCGGCGCAGTCGATTGCCAGCAAGAACAGTCCGTTGCAGAAGCTCTACGCTGGCGATCAGTCGTTCAGCCCGTTGGTGTCCGTCGATGAGAAGGTCAGCGGTTCCCTGAGTCCGGCGTTTTCCGGCGAAGGTTATCCGCGCAGTGATCTTGGGTTGATCGTCGCCGGCAAGGCCGGCGCGCAAATGGTCAGCTCACGCAGTGCCGCGGAATATAGCCTGACGGCCAACGGTGCCGGTGGCGGTGAGATGCCGAGTGCGTTGAACATGGCGCCCGGCGCATTGCCTGAAGCCGAGATTCTCAAGCAACTGGGCACAGGGCTGTACATCAGCAACCTCTGGTACCTGAACTACTCGGACCAACCGGCGGCGCGCTTGACCGGCATGACGCGGTTCGCGACCTTCTGGGTCGAGAACGGCGAGATCCAGGCACCGGTGAGCACCATGCGTTTTGATGACAGCGCCTACAACCTGCTCGGTTCGCAGCTGGAAGCGTTGACCCAGGAGCGCGAGTTGCTGCTGTCGGCGAGTACTTACAGTCAGCGGGCGACGGCGTCGTCTTTATTGCCGGGGGCGCTTGTCAGCCGGTTGACGTTGACCCTCTGA
- a CDS encoding TldD/PmbA family protein: MFDFHPQLKQRFAALRTGAEFFSLRYVRESGQYLSVRKNVAEPPSLRRDEGAMLTVRVNGVEAYAATNDLSQQGLQTALEKAEQQARRLKPHALLDLSAQVVSSDRADYFSPNLDQPFPSLSDCYQLLGAESAAVPKDERLVNWEVSIGITNVEQIYLSNAGAELRQAQRFVYPSLEVTAYDGNDSQTRTLGRENFGQQGGFDVISRCGLVGAGPKIADQALQLLLAPNTPKGPRDLLLMPDQMMLQIHESIGHPLELDRILGDERNYAGTSFVKAEDFGRLQYGSKLLNVTFDPDIPEQLASYGHDDDGTAASKQFLIKEGLLLRPLGGALSQFRAGMDGVANSRACSWNRPPIDRMANLNIESGDQPLEQMIGNIEHGILMSTNRSWSIDDARNKFQFGCEWGQLIENGELKGVVKNPNYRAISAHFWKSLSAVGNADTVKVLGTPNCGKGEPNQVIRVGHASPACVFSNVDVFGGDA; the protein is encoded by the coding sequence ATGTTCGATTTCCACCCCCAGCTCAAGCAGCGTTTTGCTGCCTTGCGCACGGGCGCTGAATTCTTTTCGCTGCGTTATGTACGCGAGTCCGGCCAATACCTGTCAGTACGCAAGAATGTCGCCGAGCCGCCGAGCCTGCGCCGGGACGAAGGCGCGATGCTGACCGTTCGGGTCAACGGCGTCGAAGCCTACGCCGCGACCAACGACCTGTCGCAACAGGGCCTGCAAACCGCGCTGGAGAAGGCCGAGCAACAAGCCCGCCGACTCAAACCCCACGCCTTGCTCGACCTGAGCGCGCAAGTCGTTTCCAGCGACCGCGCCGATTACTTTTCGCCGAACCTCGACCAACCCTTCCCGTCCCTGAGCGACTGCTACCAACTGCTCGGCGCCGAATCCGCTGCCGTGCCCAAGGACGAGCGACTGGTGAACTGGGAAGTCAGCATCGGCATCACCAACGTCGAGCAAATCTACCTCAGCAACGCCGGCGCCGAACTGCGCCAGGCCCAGCGTTTCGTCTACCCGAGCCTGGAAGTCACCGCCTACGACGGCAACGACAGCCAGACCCGCACCCTGGGCCGCGAGAACTTTGGCCAGCAGGGCGGTTTTGATGTGATCAGCCGCTGTGGCCTGGTCGGCGCCGGACCGAAAATCGCCGATCAGGCGCTGCAATTGCTGCTGGCGCCGAACACCCCGAAAGGCCCACGCGACCTGCTGTTGATGCCAGACCAGATGATGCTGCAGATCCACGAATCCATCGGCCATCCGCTGGAACTGGACCGCATCCTCGGTGACGAGCGCAATTACGCCGGCACCAGTTTCGTCAAGGCCGAAGACTTTGGCCGCCTGCAATACGGCTCCAAACTGCTCAACGTGACCTTCGACCCGGACATTCCAGAGCAACTGGCCAGTTACGGCCATGACGACGACGGCACCGCCGCGAGCAAACAATTCCTGATCAAGGAAGGCCTGTTGCTGCGGCCATTGGGCGGTGCGCTGTCGCAATTCCGCGCGGGCATGGACGGCGTGGCCAACAGCCGCGCTTGCAGCTGGAACCGTCCGCCGATCGATCGCATGGCCAACCTGAACATCGAGTCTGGCGATCAACCGTTGGAGCAAATGATCGGCAATATCGAACACGGCATCTTGATGAGCACCAACCGTTCCTGGTCCATCGACGATGCGCGCAACAAGTTCCAGTTCGGCTGCGAATGGGGCCAGTTGATCGAAAACGGCGAACTCAAAGGCGTGGTCAAGAACCCGAACTATCGGGCAATTTCCGCGCACTTCTGGAAAAGCCTCAGCGCTGTTGGCAACGCCGACACTGTCAAGGTCCTGGGCACGCCGAACTGCGGCAAGGGCGAACCGAACCAGGTGATTCGCGTCGGCCATGCGTCGCCGGCCTGTGTGTTCAGCAATGTGGATGTGTTTGGGGGAGATGCCTGA
- the betA gene encoding choline dehydrogenase — MSQEYDYIIIGAGSAGNTLATRLTEDEGVTVLLLEAGGPDYRLDFRTQMPAALAFPLQGRRYNWAYETDPEPYMDGRRMECGRGKGLGGSSLINGMCYIRGNAMDYDNWSKLPGLENWTYLDCLPYFRKAETRDIGPNDYHGGDGPVSVTTPKAGNNPLFHAMVEAGVQAGYPRTEDLNGYQQEGFGPMDRTVTPNGRRASTARGYLDIAKKRSTLTIVTHALTDKILFEGKRAVGVRYLIGAAEERVEAKARKEVLLCSGAIASPQILQRSGVGPAELLKKLDIPVVHDLPGVGENLQDHLELYLQYACTQPVSLYPSLLWYNQPAIGAEWLFNGTGIGASNQFEAGGFIRTREEFDWPNIQYHFLPVAINYNGSNGVKEHGFQAHMGSMRSPSRGRIQAKSKDPREYPSILFNYMATEQDWQEFRDGIRLTREIMQQPALDAYRGREISPGIDVQTDEQLDKFIREHAETAFHPSCSCKMGTDEMAVVDAEGRVHGMQSLRVVDASIMPIITTGNLNAPTIMIAEKIADKIRGRQPLPRSTADYFVAGDAPVRGKPMRDVSPTAQ, encoded by the coding sequence ATGTCCCAAGAATACGATTACATCATCATCGGTGCCGGCTCGGCCGGTAACACCCTGGCGACCCGTCTGACTGAAGACGAAGGCGTCACCGTCCTGCTGCTCGAAGCGGGCGGCCCGGATTACCGTCTCGACTTCCGCACGCAAATGCCGGCCGCGTTGGCGTTCCCGCTGCAAGGCCGTCGCTACAACTGGGCCTACGAAACCGATCCAGAGCCTTACATGGACGGTCGCCGGATGGAATGCGGTCGCGGCAAAGGCCTCGGTGGTTCCTCGCTGATCAACGGCATGTGCTACATCCGCGGCAACGCGATGGACTACGACAACTGGTCGAAACTGCCGGGCCTGGAAAACTGGACCTACCTCGACTGCCTGCCGTATTTCCGCAAGGCCGAAACCCGCGACATCGGCCCGAACGACTACCACGGTGGCGACGGTCCGGTCAGCGTGACCACGCCAAAAGCCGGCAACAACCCGCTGTTCCACGCGATGGTTGAAGCAGGCGTGCAGGCCGGTTACCCGCGCACCGAAGACTTGAACGGTTACCAGCAGGAAGGTTTCGGCCCGATGGACCGAACCGTGACGCCGAACGGCCGTCGCGCCAGCACCGCTCGTGGTTACCTGGACATCGCCAAGAAGCGCTCGACCCTGACCATCGTCACCCACGCCCTGACCGACAAGATTCTGTTCGAAGGCAAGCGTGCGGTCGGCGTGCGTTACCTGATCGGCGCCGCTGAAGAGCGCGTTGAAGCCAAGGCGCGCAAAGAAGTGCTGCTGTGCTCCGGCGCCATCGCGTCGCCGCAGATCCTGCAACGCTCGGGCGTCGGCCCGGCCGAACTGCTGAAAAAACTCGACATCCCGGTGGTCCACGACCTGCCAGGCGTCGGCGAAAACCTGCAGGATCACCTTGAGCTGTACCTGCAATACGCCTGCACCCAACCGGTGTCGCTGTACCCGTCGCTGCTCTGGTACAACCAGCCAGCCATCGGTGCCGAATGGCTGTTCAACGGCACCGGTATCGGCGCCAGCAACCAGTTCGAAGCCGGCGGTTTCATCCGTACCCGCGAAGAATTCGATTGGCCGAACATCCAGTACCACTTCTTGCCGGTGGCGATTAACTACAACGGCAGCAACGGTGTGAAAGAGCACGGTTTCCAGGCGCACATGGGTTCCATGCGTTCGCCGAGCCGTGGTCGCATCCAGGCCAAGTCGAAGGATCCGCGCGAGTACCCGAGCATCCTCTTCAACTACATGGCCACCGAGCAGGACTGGCAGGAATTCCGCGACGGCATCCGCCTGACCCGTGAAATCATGCAACAGCCTGCGCTGGACGCTTACCGTGGCCGCGAAATCAGCCCGGGCATCGACGTGCAAACCGATGAGCAGCTCGACAAGTTCATCCGCGAACACGCCGAAACCGCGTTCCACCCGTCCTGCTCCTGCAAAATGGGCACCGACGAAATGGCCGTGGTTGATGCTGAAGGCCGTGTACACGGGATGCAGAGCCTGCGTGTGGTCGATGCCTCGATCATGCCGATCATCACCACCGGCAACCTGAACGCGCCTACGATCATGATCGCCGAGAAAATCGCCGACAAGATCCGTGGTCGCCAGCCATTGCCGCGCAGCACCGCTGACTACTTCGTCGCCGGTGATGCACCGGTGCGTGGCAAGCCGATGCGGGATGTGAGCCCTACCGCGCAGTAA
- the betB gene encoding betaine-aldehyde dehydrogenase, producing MARFELQKLYIDGGYSDASSDATFEAINPANGEVLAKVQRATFDDVERAVVSAEKGQKIWAAMTAMERSRILRRAVDILRERNDELAALETLDTGKSFSETKYVDIVTGADVLEYYAGLVPAIEGEQIPLRTMSFVYTRREPLGVVAGIGAWNYPIQIALWKSAPALAAGNAMIFKPSEVTSLTTLKLAEIYTEAGVPAGVFNVLTGSGREVGTWLTEHPRIEKISFTGGTDTGKKVMASASSSSLKEVTMELGGKSPLIIFDDADLDRAADTAMMANFYSSGQVCTNGTRVFIPTHLKAAFEAKIAERVARIRIGNPEDENTNFGPLVSFAHMESVLGYIAKGKEEGARVLCGGNRLTEGDLAKGAFVAPTVFTDCTDEMTIVREEIFGPVMAILTYDTEEEVIRRANDTDFGLAAGIVTKDLNRAHRVIHQLEAGICWINAWGESDAKMPVGGYKQSGVGRENGISSLNNFTRIKSVQVELGDYASVF from the coding sequence ATGGCCCGTTTCGAACTGCAAAAACTCTACATCGATGGCGGCTACTCCGACGCCAGCAGCGACGCCACCTTCGAAGCCATCAACCCGGCTAACGGTGAAGTCCTCGCAAAAGTACAGCGCGCGACCTTCGACGACGTCGAGCGTGCTGTGGTCAGCGCTGAAAAGGGCCAGAAAATCTGGGCCGCCATGACCGCCATGGAGCGTTCGCGCATCCTGCGTCGTGCCGTCGACATCCTGCGCGAGCGCAACGACGAACTGGCCGCCCTGGAAACCCTGGACACCGGTAAATCCTTCTCCGAAACCAAGTACGTCGACATCGTCACCGGCGCTGACGTGCTGGAATACTACGCAGGCCTGGTGCCCGCCATCGAAGGCGAGCAGATTCCACTGCGCACCATGTCCTTCGTCTACACCCGTCGCGAGCCGCTGGGCGTCGTCGCTGGTATCGGCGCGTGGAACTACCCGATCCAGATCGCCCTGTGGAAATCCGCACCGGCCCTGGCGGCCGGTAACGCGATGATCTTCAAGCCAAGCGAAGTCACCTCCCTGACCACGCTGAAACTGGCCGAGATCTACACCGAAGCCGGCGTTCCGGCTGGCGTGTTCAACGTGCTGACCGGCAGCGGCCGTGAAGTCGGTACTTGGCTGACCGAGCACCCACGCATCGAAAAAATCTCCTTCACCGGCGGCACCGACACCGGCAAGAAGGTCATGGCCAGCGCTTCGAGCTCGTCGCTCAAAGAAGTGACCATGGAACTGGGCGGCAAATCCCCGCTGATCATCTTCGACGACGCCGACCTCGATCGCGCCGCCGACACCGCGATGATGGCCAACTTCTACAGCTCCGGCCAGGTCTGCACCAACGGCACTCGCGTGTTCATCCCGACGCATCTGAAAGCCGCTTTCGAAGCCAAGATCGCCGAGCGCGTTGCCCGTATCCGCATCGGCAACCCGGAAGACGAGAACACCAACTTCGGCCCGCTGGTCAGCTTCGCCCATATGGAAAGCGTGCTGGGCTACATCGCCAAAGGTAAGGAAGAAGGCGCTCGCGTCCTGTGCGGCGGCAATCGCCTGACCGAAGGCGACCTGGCCAAAGGCGCCTTCGTGGCACCGACCGTGTTCACCGACTGCACCGACGAGATGACCATCGTTCGCGAAGAAATCTTCGGCCCGGTCATGGCGATCCTGACCTACGACACCGAAGAAGAAGTGATCCGTCGTGCCAACGACACCGACTTCGGTCTGGCCGCGGGTATCGTCACCAAGGACCTGAACCGCGCTCACCGCGTGATTCATCAACTGGAAGCCGGTATCTGCTGGATCAACGCCTGGGGCGAGTCCGACGCGAAGATGCCGGTCGGCGGCTACAAGCAGTCGGGTGTTGGCCGTGAAAACGGGATCAGCTCGCTGAACAACTTCACACGCATCAAATCGGTACAGGTCGAACTGGGCGATTACGCCTCGGTTTTCTAA
- the betI gene encoding transcriptional regulator BetI, with the protein MPKVGMQPIRRQQLIEATLQAVDQVGMGDASIALIARLAGVSNGIISHYFQDKNGLIAATAQYLMSVLSENVTARRQALEDSSPRAHLQVIIEGNFDASQVNGPAMKTWLAFWATSMHHPSLHRLQRINDHRLYSNLCCQFRRVLPLDDARSAARGLAALIDGLWLRGALSGDAFDTEQAHRIAYEYMDFQLAKQVS; encoded by the coding sequence ATGCCCAAGGTCGGTATGCAACCCATCCGCCGCCAGCAATTGATCGAAGCCACATTGCAGGCTGTCGATCAGGTCGGAATGGGGGACGCCAGCATTGCGCTGATCGCCCGTTTGGCCGGTGTCTCGAATGGCATCATCAGTCACTATTTTCAGGACAAGAACGGCCTGATTGCTGCCACGGCGCAGTATCTGATGAGCGTCCTCAGCGAGAACGTCACCGCGCGTCGTCAAGCGCTGGAGGACAGCAGCCCAAGGGCGCACCTTCAGGTGATTATCGAAGGCAACTTCGACGCCAGCCAAGTCAATGGCCCGGCAATGAAAACCTGGCTGGCCTTCTGGGCCACCAGCATGCACCACCCGTCATTGCACAGGTTGCAGCGGATCAACGATCACCGCCTGTATTCCAACCTGTGTTGCCAGTTCCGCCGTGTATTGCCGCTCGATGATGCGCGCAGTGCAGCTCGCGGCCTGGCAGCCCTGATCGACGGTTTGTGGTTGCGCGGCGCCCTGTCGGGAGATGCTTTCGACACTGAGCAAGCGCACCGCATCGCTTACGAATACATGGATTTCCAATTGGCCAAGCAGGTGAGCTAG
- a CDS encoding BCCT family transporter has protein sequence MFYTSTALILLLTAILIIAPQEAGRLLGIAQAWLSRSFGWYYMVVIAAYLVFVVGLAFSSYGKLKLGSKDDTPDFSYGAWAGMLFSSGIGISLLYFGASEPLDHYFNPPEGVAGSNMAARQAVQLTFLHWGLHGWAIYALVGLAVAYFAYRHNQPLALRSALYPLVGERWVKGAAGHAVDGFGMFVTLLGLVTNLGIGSLQVSSGLENLFGMEHSNTNLLIVIIVMSTVATIAAVSGVENGIRRLSNLNIVLFSGLLIFVLLFGPTLHLLNGFVQNIGDYLNGVVLKTFDLYVYEGDSDKSDRWLGLWTLFYWAWWISWAPFVGMFIARISRGRTVRELVAGVLLIPLGFTLAWLSIFGNSALDLVMNHGAVELGKTALEQPSMAIYQLLEHYPASKIVIGVSIFVGFVLFLTPADSGAVMMANLSCKGGNVDEDAPHWLRIFWSAVITLVTIGLLFAGNFEAMQTMVVLAGLPFSVVLVFFMFGLHKQMRQDVQVEQEQAELAARGRRGFSERLTQLDLQPNQSIVQRFMDKQVSPALEDAAVQLQAQGLEVQTLLGKSKRCMGLRIEMEEGNPFVYEVSLDGYLAAASETVSAESADEPRARYYRAEVYLHNGSQDYDLMGFAQDQITRDVLDQFESHRQLLGRVYS, from the coding sequence GTGTTCTACACCTCTACCGCGTTGATCCTGTTGTTGACCGCCATTCTGATCATCGCCCCGCAAGAGGCGGGCAGATTGCTCGGCATTGCCCAGGCCTGGTTATCCCGCAGCTTCGGCTGGTACTACATGGTGGTGATCGCCGCTTACCTGGTGTTCGTGGTCGGCCTGGCGTTCTCGTCCTACGGCAAACTCAAACTGGGCAGCAAGGACGACACCCCGGACTTCAGCTACGGCGCCTGGGCGGGGATGCTGTTTTCGTCGGGTATCGGCATCTCGCTGCTGTACTTCGGTGCTTCCGAGCCGCTGGACCACTATTTCAACCCGCCGGAAGGCGTAGCCGGCAGCAACATGGCCGCGCGTCAGGCGGTGCAACTGACCTTCTTGCATTGGGGCCTGCATGGCTGGGCGATCTACGCATTGGTCGGTCTGGCCGTTGCTTACTTTGCTTACCGTCATAACCAGCCGCTGGCATTGCGCTCGGCGCTGTATCCGCTGGTGGGCGAGCGTTGGGTCAAAGGCGCGGCCGGGCATGCGGTGGACGGCTTCGGCATGTTCGTGACCCTGCTGGGGCTGGTGACGAACCTGGGGATCGGTTCGCTGCAAGTGTCCTCGGGGCTTGAAAACCTGTTCGGCATGGAACACAGCAACACCAACCTGCTGATCGTGATCATCGTGATGAGCACCGTGGCGACCATCGCGGCCGTGTCCGGCGTGGAGAACGGCATCCGTCGTCTGTCCAACCTCAACATCGTGCTGTTCAGCGGCTTGCTGATTTTCGTGCTGCTGTTCGGCCCGACGTTGCACCTGCTCAACGGCTTCGTGCAGAACATCGGCGACTACTTGAACGGTGTGGTGCTGAAGACCTTCGATCTGTATGTGTACGAAGGCGACAGTGACAAGTCCGACCGCTGGTTGGGCCTGTGGACCCTGTTCTACTGGGCGTGGTGGATTTCCTGGGCGCCATTCGTAGGCATGTTCATCGCGCGTATTTCCCGTGGTCGCACGGTGCGTGAACTGGTGGCCGGCGTATTGCTGATCCCGCTGGGCTTCACCCTGGCGTGGCTGTCGATCTTCGGTAACTCGGCCCTGGACCTGGTGATGAACCATGGGGCGGTGGAGCTCGGGAAGACGGCGCTGGAACAGCCATCGATGGCGATCTACCAGTTGCTGGAGCATTACCCGGCGTCGAAGATTGTGATCGGCGTGTCGATCTTTGTCGGTTTCGTGCTGTTCCTGACCCCGGCGGATTCCGGCGCGGTGATGATGGCCAACCTGTCCTGCAAGGGCGGCAACGTTGATGAAGATGCGCCGCACTGGTTGCGGATCTTCTGGTCGGCGGTGATTACCCTGGTGACCATCGGCCTGCTGTTTGCCGGTAACTTCGAAGCCATGCAAACCATGGTGGTGCTGGCCGGTCTGCCGTTCTCGGTGGTGCTGGTGTTCTTCATGTTCGGTTTGCACAAGCAGATGCGCCAGGATGTGCAGGTCGAACAGGAGCAAGCGGAACTGGCCGCACGCGGTCGTCGTGGTTTCAGCGAGCGCTTGACCCAGCTGGACCTGCAACCGAACCAGTCGATCGTGCAGCGCTTCATGGACAAGCAAGTCAGCCCGGCGCTGGAAGATGCGGCGGTGCAATTGCAGGCTCAAGGCCTGGAAGTGCAGACCTTGCTCGGTAAATCCAAGCGTTGCATGGGCCTGCGGATCGAGATGGAAGAGGGCAACCCTTTCGTCTACGAAGTGAGCCTGGACGGCTACCTGGCCGCAGCGAGCGAGACGGTGTCGGCCGAAAGCGCCGATGAACCTCGCGCACGCTACTACCGCGCCGAGGTGTACCTGCACAACGGCAGCCAGGACTATGACCTGATGGGCTTCGCTCAGGATCAGATCACCCGTGACGTGCTCGATCAGTTTGAAAGCCATCGGCAGCTCCTTGGCCGTGTCTATAGCTGA
- the choV gene encoding choline ABC transporter ATP-binding protein: MSIIRFEDVDVIFAKDPREALKLLDQGMTRDQILKKTGQIVGVEKASLDVEKGEICVLMGLSGSGKSSLLRCINGLNTVSRGKLFVEHEGKQIDIASCTPAELKMMRTQRIAMVFQKFALMPWLTVRENISFGLEMQGRPEKERRKLVDDKLELVGLTQWRNKKPDELSGGMQQRVGLARALAMDADILLMDEPFSALDPLIRQGLQDELLALQSKLNKTIVFVSHDLDEALKLGSRIAIMKDGRIVQYSVPEEIVLNPADDYVRTFVAHTNPLNVLCGRSLMRTLDNCKRINGSVCLDPGGDSWLDLAEGNTIKGARQNGASMDLQNWAPGQSVEGLGRRPTLVDSNIGMREALQIRYQTGNKLVLHDNNKVVGILGDSELYHALLGKNLG; this comes from the coding sequence ATGAGCATTATTCGCTTCGAAGACGTCGACGTGATCTTCGCCAAAGATCCGCGTGAGGCGCTCAAACTCCTCGACCAGGGCATGACCCGCGACCAGATCCTGAAAAAGACCGGGCAGATCGTCGGCGTTGAAAAAGCCAGCCTGGACGTCGAAAAAGGTGAAATCTGCGTACTGATGGGCCTGTCCGGCTCCGGCAAATCCAGCCTGTTGCGCTGCATCAACGGCCTCAACACGGTCAGCCGTGGCAAGTTGTTCGTCGAGCACGAAGGCAAGCAGATCGATATCGCTTCCTGTACCCCGGCAGAACTGAAAATGATGCGCACCCAGCGCATCGCGATGGTGTTCCAGAAGTTCGCCCTGATGCCGTGGCTGACCGTTCGCGAGAACATCAGCTTCGGCCTGGAAATGCAGGGTCGCCCAGAGAAAGAGCGGCGCAAACTGGTGGACGACAAGCTTGAGCTGGTGGGCCTGACCCAGTGGCGTAACAAGAAGCCCGACGAACTCTCCGGCGGTATGCAGCAACGGGTGGGCCTGGCCCGCGCGCTGGCGATGGACGCCGACATTCTGTTGATGGACGAACCGTTCTCGGCCCTTGACCCGTTGATTCGCCAAGGCCTGCAAGACGAGTTGCTGGCACTGCAAAGCAAGCTGAACAAGACGATCGTGTTCGTGAGTCACGACCTTGATGAAGCGCTGAAGCTCGGCAGCCGGATTGCGATCATGAAAGACGGGCGCATCGTGCAGTACAGCGTGCCGGAAGAGATCGTGCTGAACCCGGCGGACGATTACGTGCGGACCTTCGTCGCCCACACCAATCCGCTGAATGTCTTGTGCGGTCGCAGCCTGATGCGCACGCTGGACAACTGCAAACGCATCAACGGTTCGGTGTGCCTGGATCCGGGCGGCGATTCGTGGCTGGACCTGGCCGAAGGCAACACCATCAAGGGCGCACGCCAGAACGGTGCGAGCATGGACTTGCAGAACTGGGCGCCTGGGCAATCGGTTGAAGGCTTGGGTCGTCGGCCAACGCTGGTGGACTCCAACATTGGCATGCGCGAAGCGCTGCAGATTCGTTACCAGACCGGCAACAAACTGGTGCTGCACGACAACAACAAAGTGGTGGGGATCCTCGGCGACAGCGAGCTGTACCACGCACTGCTCGGCAAGAACCTGGGTTAA
- the choW gene encoding choline ABC transporter permease subunit, with amino-acid sequence MLIDQKIPLGQYIAGFVEWLTQHGASTFDAIAVTLETMIHGVTFALTWFNPLALIGLIALLAHFIQRKWGLTVFVIASFLLILNLGYWQETMETLAQVLFATLVCVVIGVPLGIVAAHKPMFYTLMRPVLDLMQTVPTFVYLIPTLTLFGLGVVPGLISTVVFAIAAPIRLTYLGIRDVPAELMDAGKAFGCSRRQLLSRIELPHAMPSIAAGITQCIMLSLSMVVIAALVGADGLGKPVVNALNTADIALGFEAGLAIVLLAIMLDRICKQPDAKVGGDA; translated from the coding sequence ATGCTGATTGATCAGAAAATCCCCTTAGGCCAGTACATCGCGGGCTTCGTTGAATGGTTGACGCAACACGGCGCCAGCACCTTCGACGCAATCGCCGTGACACTGGAAACGATGATCCACGGCGTGACGTTTGCGCTGACCTGGTTCAACCCGCTGGCATTGATCGGCCTCATCGCGCTACTGGCACATTTCATTCAACGAAAGTGGGGGCTGACCGTTTTCGTCATCGCCTCCTTTCTGCTGATCCTCAACCTGGGGTATTGGCAGGAAACCATGGAAACCCTCGCCCAGGTGCTCTTCGCGACCCTGGTCTGCGTGGTCATCGGCGTGCCGCTGGGCATCGTCGCCGCGCACAAACCGATGTTCTACACACTGATGCGGCCGGTGCTCGATCTGATGCAGACCGTACCGACCTTCGTGTACCTCATTCCAACCCTGACCCTCTTCGGGCTGGGCGTGGTCCCGGGTCTGATTTCGACGGTGGTGTTCGCGATTGCCGCGCCTATCCGCCTGACCTACCTGGGTATCCGTGATGTTCCCGCAGAACTGATGGACGCCGGCAAAGCCTTTGGCTGCTCGCGCCGTCAGCTGCTCTCGCGCATCGAACTGCCCCACGCCATGCCAAGCATCGCGGCCGGTATCACCCAGTGCATCATGCTGTCGTTGTCGATGGTGGTGATCGCCGCACTGGTGGGCGCCGACGGTCTGGGCAAACCTGTGGTCAACGCACTGAACACCGCCGATATCGCCCTGGGCTTCGAAGCCGGGTTGGCAATCGTACTGCTGGCGATCATGCTCGACCGTATCTGCAAACAACCCGACGCTAAAGTAGGGGGTGACGCATGA